One genomic window of Medicago truncatula cultivar Jemalong A17 chromosome 1, MtrunA17r5.0-ANR, whole genome shotgun sequence includes the following:
- the LOC25482395 gene encoding glycolipid transfer protein 3, which yields MKSAKREMEKKSEISCFIEELSMIVIVKPSGENLEAAHIPIKPFLSICYLVLQVLDKIGPTMAVLRQDVYQNIKRLELMHESNPTTNLNLVEILKLEATEGNAKKGSSCSKAFVWLTRTLDFTSSLLQILLKDPEKKMEKIVEESYEVTLKPWHGWISSTAVRVALRLVPESKTFIDLLKTEDEDNSHMLKQKMQILVSLFVPFLEDIHCILRLYNLDKLKST from the exons ATGAAGAGTGCAAAGAGAGAAATGGAGAAGAAATCAGAGATAAGTTGTTTTATTGAAGAGCTTTCTATGATTGTGATAGTTAAACCTTCTGGAGAAAATCTTGAAGCTGCTCACATCCCTATTAAGCCTTTCCTCtctatatgttatttggttctaCAAGTTCTTG ATAAAATAGGGCCAACAATGGCTGTTTTGAGACAAGATGTGTATCAAAATATCAAG AGATTGGAACTAATGCATGAATCAAATCCAACAACAAATCTAAATTTAGTTGAAATATTGAAATTGGAAGCAACAGAAGGCAATGCAAAGAAAGGGTCTAGCTGCAGTAAGGCCTTTGTTTGGCTCACAAG GACCCTGGATTTCACCTCGTCATTATTACAAATACTATTAAAAGATCCTgaaaagaaaatggagaaaatagTTGAAGAATCTTATGAAGTAACATTAAAACCATGGCATGGATGGATTTCATCAACTGCTGTCAGA GTGGCTCTAAGATTAGTTCCAGAAAGTAAGACATTCATTGATCTCCTTAAGACTGAAGATGAAGATAATAGTCACATGCTGAAGCAGAAAATGCAAATATTGGTTTCTCTGTTTGTGCCTTTTCTTGAGGATATCCACTGTATCCTA AGATTATATAACTTGGACAAGCTGAAATCAACCTGA